TCGCCATTGCGCAGGATCGTCTCGCGTCCGAGCAGGACGACATCGGGACCGGCGGTGAACCCCGTCAGCCGCTTCTTCAACGGTTCGCCGGCTACGGCCTGCAGCGCGGAGCGACCGAGGAAATCGGCGTTACGCCTGAGCTTGACGGCGAAGCCGAGCCCCGCTTCGAGCGGCGTATCGTTCGGCGTGATATCCGAGCCCCAGGCGCGATAGCCTTTTTCCAGCCTGAGCGATTCCAGAGCCCGATAGCCGACCGGCTTGACGCCGAACCGCTGTCCCGCTGCCATCAGGGCGTCGAAGACCTCGCCGATGGCAGCGATGGGCACATGCAGTTCCCAGCCAAGCTCGCCGACATAGGTAATGCGCAAGGCCCGCATCACACTGCCGGCGATGGTGATTTCCCGCGCATGGCCGAAGGGGAATGCAACGTTCGAAACATCCGCCGCCGTCACGGCGGCCAGCACGTCCCGCGCCTTCGGCCCCATCAGCGACAGCGTGCCCCAGTCCTCCGTGACATCGGCCATCTCCACCTTCGCGCCGGCCGGAACATGGTCGGCGATCCAGCCGAAATCATGGGTGCGGAAGCCGGTGCCCGTCACGATGTAGAACCTGTCTTCGCCAAGCCGCGCGACCGTCAGGTCGGCCTCGATGCCGCCGCGCGTGTTGAGAAGCTGGGTATAAGTCAGGCGACCGACCGGTTTTGTGACGTCGTTAGCGCAGATGTGGTCGAGGACTTTCAGGGCGTCGGGACCGGTCACTTCGTATTTGGCGAAGGAGGACTGGTCGAAGATGCCGACAGCCTCGCGCACATGGGCATGCTCGACACCGACCGCATCGAACCAGTTCTGCCGGCCCATCGAATAGACATCTCGCCCTTCCGTGCCCTCAGGGGCAAACCAGTTCGGCCGCTCCCAGCCGAGCTTCGATCCGAATACCGCCCCATGGGCCTTCAGTCGTTCATACAGCGGCGAGGTAAGCCGCGGCCGGCCGCTTTCATATTCCTCATGCGGAAAGGCGACGGTGTAGTGCTTGCCATAGGCCTCCAGCGTGCGGTCGAGCACCCATTGGCGGTCGCGATGCATGCCGGAGAACCGGCGGATATCGACCACCCAGAGATCGAGCGGCGCTTCGCCATCCACGACCCACTGCGCCAGTACCCAGCCCGCGCCGCCCCCGGATGCGATACCGAAGGCATTGAAGCCCGCGCCGACGAACATGTTGCTGCATTCCGGCGCGACGCCGAGAATGAAGTTGCCGTCCGGAGTGAAGCTCTCGGGACCGTTGATCATCTGCTTGACGCCGGCCTTTTCCAGCGCCGGAATGCGCTCGATGGCCTGCACCATGTGCTGCTCGAAATGATCGAAATCGTCGTCGAACAGACGGAAGGCCCATTCGTCCGGCACATCACCGGTCGTCCAGGGTTGAGGATTGGGCTCATAGCCGCCCATCACCAGTCCGCCGACCTCCTCCTTGAAATAGGTAAGGCGGTCCGGATCGCGGATCGTCGGCGCATCGGTGGCGAGCCCGTCGATCTTCTCAGTGATGATGTACTGGTGCTTAACCGGCTGCAGCGGCACGTTGATGCCGGCCATGGCGCCGACCTGTCTTGCCCACTGTCCCGCACAGTTCACTACCTTTTCGCAGGTGATATCGCCAAGCGTGGTCTTCACCGCGACGATGCGACCGTCCTTCATGTCGAAGCCCGTCACCCGGACGTTCTCGACGATCTTCGCGCCATGCATGCGCGCGCCCTTGGCCAACGACTGGGTGATGTCGGAGGGGCTGGCCTGACCGTCCGTCGGCAACCAGCTTGCGCCGACGAGATCACCGACATTCATCAACGGCCACATCCGCTTGACCTCTTCCGGCGAGACGAGATGCATCTCCATGCCGAAACTGCCGGCGGTGGTAGCGAGACGACGAAATTCCGTCCAGCGATCCTGATTGGTGGCGAGCCGCAGACAGCCGGTCATCTTCCAGCCGGTCGCAAGACCGGTCTCCGCTTCCAGCCCCTTGTAGAGGTCGACCGAATATTTCAGCACACGAGTGATGGAGGCCGACGACCGCAATTGCCCGACGAGACCCGCCGCATGCCAGGTGGAGCCGGAGGTCAGCGTGCCCTGCTCCAGCAGCACCACATCCGCCTTGTGGTCGCGAGCCAGGTGATAGGCTGTCGAGCAGCCGATGATGCCGCCGCCGATGACGACGATCTGTGCATGGGAAGGAAGCGTGGTCATGAAAAGGTCTTTCCGTAAAGGGTATGATAATGGTCGAGGGCAGCGGCAAGCCGCTCGAGATTTTCTTCCGTGTAGGCGACGTAATCCGCGCCCGGCGCTGACAGATGCAGTTCCGACACCATGCTCCACATCGCCTCGCGCAGCAGGGATGCGCATTGCATGGCGGCGAGCGAACGGCGGATTTCGGGATCGGGCGTTGTCCCGAGATAGGCGGCAAGAAATTCCTCCGACTGATCCGCGGAAAGCCCCGCATTCGAGGTTGCGCCGGCAAGATCGAACATCGCCGTCGAGAAGCCGGCATATTCGTAATCGATCAGCCAGAGACGCTCGCCGTCGTCCATGATGTTGGCGGGCAGGAGATCGTTGTGGCCGAAGACGATCGGCAGCGGCCATTGCGCCTTCTCCAGCTCGTCGGCAATCGCCAGATAGCCGGGCAGCTCCGCCGTCAGGCGGCTCTTGCCCTTTTCCAGCGTGTAGGCGTAATCCCGAATGACGTGAAAAGGCCAGAACAGGAAGGCCGCGCCGCGCACGAAACGCGGCATGGTATCATGAAAGGTCCGGAGCATCCGGGCGACCCGCTCCCGCTCGGCAATCACGTCTTCCGCGGAAAACGTCTTGCCCCTGATGAGCCCGCTCACCATCACGCCCGGTTCTGCATAGTGGATATCGGGGCCGAAACCGGCGGCGTACGCGGCTTGCGCGGTCATGAGCTCGCGATCCCGGAAGACGTGATGAAACGGATAGTCGCTGCCAAACCGCACGACGTGCGGCCCACGGGCATCCCGCACCACATAGCTCTCGTTGCTGATACCGCCCTTCAACCGCGAGATCTCGACGATGCCGTCCCAGCAGGGCAAGGCCCGGATGCGGTCTTCCGTTGCTTTCGGGATGATGAATTCAGATATCGAAGACCCGTTCATCGCAACACCCTGCCCGAGAACAGGCAGGGGCCATGGGAAGGCAGTGGTACGGACAGAGGGACAAGCATGCAGTTTCCTCCCGGTCGAACGCATGAAATCTATCAGGCCGATCCCGCACGCCGTTCCCGCGTTATTCTTGTCGTGAAGCGCAACGGGCATCAACGGCAATCTCTGCCAGGAATCGGGCACCTGTCAATGCGATTGATGTGGCATTTTGTGGCTTTATGCCCGATTTTGCGACTTTACATTTTCATGACGGCGAAGCATCGCTATCAACTGGCGACAGCGATTGGGTGGGGAGCCATGAACGAACCGAAGCGCCACAGGGAGATTTTGCGGTTTCTGCAACAGGACGGAACGCTTTCGATTTCCGACCTTGCCCGCCGCTTACGCGTCTCACTCGAAACCGTACGCCGTGACATAAAGCCGCTCGCCGAAAACGGAGCGGTCGTTCGCATGCACGGCGCGATTGCGCTGCCCAGCTCTGTCGGTGAAGCACCCTTCGAAAAGCGGATGAGGGAAAATGCTGCGGCCAAGAAGGCCATCGCCCAGGCGGTCGCGCTTACGATCCGCGATGGCGATTCCATCATGCTCGACACCGGCACGACGACGAGCTTTCTCGCCCGCGAACTGCTGGGCCACCGCCGCCTGACCGTGGTGACCAATTCCTCGGACATCGCCCGTACACTGGCGACGGTCAACGACAACAAGGTCTACATGGCCGGCGGCGAGCTGCGCAGCGACAATGCCGCAGCCTTCGGCATTTCCGCGATCGAATTCGTCAGCCGTTTCAACGTCACCCACGCGGTCATCTCCGCCGGGGCCGTCGATGCGGCAAGCGGCATCATGGATTACGACCTCGAAGAGGCGGAGTTTGCCCGGACCGTGCTTTCCCGCGGCAAAAGGACGCTGGTCGTCACGGATCACACCAAGTTCGGCCGCCAGGGACTGGTCAAGGTTTGCGACTTTGCCGATATCGGCGAACTCGCGACGGACCGGGCGCCGTCGCCCGATATTGCCGAAGCACTCTCCGCAGCAGGCGTTTCCCTCTTTCTCGCAAGGAACGCGAATTCAACCTAGTGGTCTGATTTTGACATTTGCTACCGCTTGAGGAACCCTCGAGCGCAAATGTCAAAATCATGAAGACCACTAGCAACTATTTTTTCCTAGTGGAATTTTCGAATTTGACATTTGATCCTCGAGATCGCGGCAGATGGGTATCAAATGTCAAATTCATTCCACTAGACGAAGTCTCCAGTTTCTTGGAGACTGTTACCCGGACGCTATTGCATCTGCGAAAACCATGTTGTTTTAATCAAATGATTAGACACGGCGCTTAACTCTTTGCGAAAGAGGAAGACGCTTTTCGACACGAGGGCTACCGGTGAAACTTCCCAAACTGAACGGCATCATTCTGGCAATCGTGGTGGCGGCTGCCGCAGGCGGCGGCTACTACGTATGGCAGTCGATTGCTTCTGCCGAGCTCCCGGCAGGAATCGCGAGCGGCAATGGGCGCATCGAGGCCGTCGAGGTTGACGTGGCCGCCAAGTTTGCCGGACGTATCAGCGAGATCTTCGTGGACGAAGGCGACTTCGTCAAAGCCGGCGACAAGATCGCCCAGATCGACACCCGCGAACTGGACACCCAGCTCAAGCAGGCCGAGGCGCAGGCACGCCGGGCCGATATCGGCATCGAAACCGCCAATGCGCAGGTCGTCCAGCGCAACGCGGAAAAGCGCGCGGCCGAAGCTGCGATCGCCCAGCGCAAGGTTCAGCTCGATAGCGCCATCAACCAGCAGGTACGCGCCGAGCAGCTGGCGAAGTCGAGCACCATTTCCACCCAGCAGCTCGAAGACGCGCGCTTTGCCGTGGAAGGCGCCCGCGCCGCGGTTGCCGCAGCCGAAGCCGAATCGGCCGCCACCGATGCCGGCATCAGCTCGGCCAATGCGCAGGTCGTCGATGCAAAGGCCGCAGCCGATGCCGCGAAAGCCGCCATCGACACCATCAAGACGCAGATCGAGGACAGCCTGCTGACGGCACCCCGCGACGGTCGCGTGCAGTTTCGCGTTGCTCAGCCCGGCGAACATCGTTGCGGCGGCGGTCGTGTGGTGAACCTCGTCGATCTCGGCGACGTCTACATGAGCTTCTTCCTGCGACGGATTATGCCGGCCGGCTGGCGATCGGTTCGGAGGTCCGCCTGAAGCTCGATGCCCTTCCGGATTACCTGATCCCCGCCACGGTTTCCTATGTCGCGAGCGTCGCCCCAGTTCCCCCGAAATCGGTTGAAACGGCGGTCGAGCGCGAAAAGCTGATGTTCCGGGTCAAGGCCAAGATCAAAGCCTGAACTTCTGCAGAAATACATCCAGCTCGTGAAGACCGGCGTGCCCGGCATGGCCTATGTCCGCGTCGATGCCGACACGCCTGGCCTGCCGATCTGGAGGGCAAGCTCGTCCAATGAGCCCCGATCTTCCATCATGGCGAGCGCGTCGTCCTTCGTCGCCAGCCTGCGCAATGTTTCGGCTGAGCTACGGCAAGACGAAGGCGCTCGATGCCATCACGTCGACCATTCCCGGTGACGGGCTGGTCGGCTTGTCGGCCCTGACGGCGTCGGCAAGTCGAGCCTGCTTTCGCTGATCGCCGGCGCCCGTGCCATTCAGGGCGGCGAGGTCGAGGTGCTGGGTGGCAGCATGGCCGATGCGGGGCACCGGGCGAGAACCTGCCCGCGCATCGCCTACATGCCGCAGGGGCTCGGCAAGAACCTCTATCCGACGCTTTCGGTCTTCGAAAACATCGACTTCTTCGGCCAGCTCTTCGGCACAAGCCGCAAGGAGCGTGAACGCCGCATCGCCGAGCTCCTGGAAAGCACCGGCTTGCGCCCTTCGCCGACCGCCCGCGGCAAGCTTTCGGGCGGCATGAAGCAGAAGCTCAGCCTTTGCTGCTCGCTGATCCACGACCCGGACCTCCTGATCCTCGACGAGCCGACGACCGGCGTCGACCCCTGTCGCGCCGGCAGTTTCTGGGAACTGATCGACCGCATCCGGGCCGGCGGCCGGGCATGGCCGTCATCGTCGCAACCGCCTATATGGAGGAAGCGCCCGCTTCGACTGGCTTGTGCCATGGACGACGGCCGGCTGCTTGCGACCGGCACACCGCAGGAACTGCTGGAACGCACCGGCACGTCGAACGTCGACGACGCCTTCATCGCCCTTCTCTGCCGAAGACAAGCGCAGCGGCCACGGCGCGCTGGTCATCCGCCCCCGGGCACCCCGCCATGGATGGCGAGATCGCCATCGAGGCGGAGCATCTTTCGATGCGTTTTCGGCGATTTCACCGCCGGTCAACGACGTCAGCTTCCGGAATCGAGCGCGGGGAAATCTTCGGCTTCTCGGATCGAACGGCTGCGGCAAGACCACCACGATGAAGATGCTGACCGGCCTCCTGCAGGCATCGGAAGGCACGGCGAAGCTCTTCGGCAAGGAGCTAGAAAGCTCCGACCTCGCGGCCCGCCAGCGCATCGGCTACATGAGCCAAGGCCTTCTCGCTCTATTACCGAGCTGACGGTGCGCCAGAACCTTGAACTGCATGCCAAGCTCTTCGAGCTTCCATCGGACAAGATAGAAGCCCGGCATTCGCGACAATGGCCGAGCGCTTCGACCTGACAGACATCATGGACACGCTGCGGAGGCGTTGCGCTCGGCATCCGCCAGCGTCTGTCGCTCGCGTCGCCAATGGTGCATGCGCCGGAAATCCTGATCCTCGACGAGCCGACCTCCGGCGTGGACCCGATTGCGCGTGACAATTTCTGGCAGATTCTTGCCGACCTCTCCCGCAAGGACGGCGTGACGATTTTCGTCTCCACCCATTTTCAATGAACGAGGCGGAACGCTGCGACCGTATCTCGCTGATGCATGCCGGCACGGTGCTGATCAGCGACAAGCCAGCGGAAATCGTCGCCAAGCGGGGCGCGGCAACGCTTGAGGAAGCCTTCATCGCCTACCTCGAGGATGCCATCGCCAAGGCCGGCGGCGCAGAGACTGCGGCACCTGCTCAGACCGCGTCGGTAATCGAGGCTCCGGCGGAAACCACCACCGCCCCGGCTCAGGCCCGCAGACATCGCGCTTCTTCGATTTTCATGCGCATGCTCAGCTATTCGCGCCGCGAAATGCTGGAACTGCAACGCGATCCGATCCGCGGAACGCTTGCCGTCTTCGGCAGCGTCATCCTGATGTTCGTGATCGGTTACGGCATCAATCTGGATGTCGACGACCTGAGCTTCGCGGTTCTCGACCATGACCGCACCACGATCAGCGACGACTATATCCAGCAGCTCTCCGGCTCCCGCTATTTCATCGAGAAGCCGCCGATCACCGACTATGCCGATCTCGACCAGCGCATGCGCAGCGGCGAGATCAGCCTGGCCATCGAGATACCACCGAATTTCGGCCGTGATGCGCTGCGAGGCGCTACACCGCAGATCGGAGCGTGGATCGACGGCGCGATGCCGACGCGGGCCGAGACCCTCAGCGGTTACGTTCAGGGGGTACACGCCCACTGGCTCACCGAGAAGATCCGCGAAGCCTATGGCGATGCCGCCGCAACCGGCAACTATTCGCTGGAAACGCGCTATCGCTACAACCCTGACGTCAAGAGCCTCGTCGCCATGGCGCCCGCCGTCATTCCGCTGCTCTTGCTGATCATCCCGGCCATTCTCGCGGCGCTCAGCGTTGTGCGAGAAAAGGAACTCGGCTCGATCATCAACTTCTACGTGACGCCGACGACCCGGCTGGAATTCCTGCTCGGCAAGCAATTGCCCTACATCGCGCTGGCGATGATGAACTTCCTGCTGCTGACGGCCTTCGCAATCGTGGTCTTCCAAGTTCCCTTCACCGGCAGTTTCGGCGCCTTCGCGCTCGCCGCCCTGCTCTACGTGATCTGCACGACGGCACTGGGCATGCTGATTTCGACCTTCGTGTCGAGCCAGATCGCCGCCCTCCTGGGCACCGCGCTGCTGACCATGATCCCGGCGGTGCAGTATGGCGGTATCATCGATCCCGTCTCGTCGCTGAAGGGTGCGGGACAGATCATCGGCACCTACTACCCGACCACCCATTTCGTCACGGTCGCACGCGGCGCCTTTTCCAAGGCGCTCGGCCTTGCCGACGTGCAGAAAGAAATCCTGTATCTCCTCGTCTCGATCCCGGTTCTCATCGGGCTGACGGCGATTTTCCTCAAGAAGCAGGAGAAGTAGCCCATGCGCATCCGTCATATCGGCAATCTGATCCTGAAGGAATTGCGCGGCCTGATGCAGGATCGCATGCTCTTCGCCTTCATCCTGTATTCGTTCACGCTGTCGATCTACACCGAGGCGCGCGCTTTGCCGCAGGTTCTCAACATGGCGGCAATCGCCATCGTCGACGAGGATCGATCGCAGCTTTCCACGCGTCTGACCGATGCTTTCTATCCGCCATATTTCACCAAGCCCGAGCTGATCACGGCCGCGGAAATGGACAAGCGGATGGATTCCGGGCAGGCAACCTTTGCCCTCAACATTCCGGTCAACTTCCAGCAGGACGTGCTGGCAGGGCGCGCACCGGCCCTGCAGCTCAACGTCGACGCGACCCGCATGACGCAGGCCTTCACCGGCGCGGGCTACATCCAGAACATCGTCGACAGCGAGATCAGCGAGTTCGTCAACCGCTACCGCGGCACGACCGCCGTGCCGGTGGAACTGGCGCTCCGGGCCCGCTTCAATCCGCAGCTCGACAACACCTGGTTCGGCGCCATCAACAACATCATCACCAACATCACGATGCTGTCGATCATCCTGACGGGTGCCGCCCTCATCCGCGAGCGCGAACACGGCACGATCGAACATCTGCTGGTCATGCCGGTCACTGCGCTGGAAATCATGATCAGCAAGGTTCTTGCGATGAGTCTTGTGGTGCTCGTCGCCTCGACCTTCTCTCTGATCTTCGTGGTGCATTACCTGCTCGACGTACCGCTTCAGGGCTCCGTGCCGCTATTCGTGGCCGGCACGGCGCTCCAGCTCTTCGCGGCAACCTCGCTCGGCATCTTCCTGGCGACCGTTGCCGGCTCCATGCCACAGTTCGGCCTGTTGCTGATGCTGGTCCTCTTGCCGCTGCAGGTACTCTCCGGCGGCATGACCCCGCGCGAAAGCATGCCCGAGATCATCCAGCTCATCATGTCCTTCGCGCCGAATACGCACTTCATCTCGCTGGCGCAGTCGATCCTCTTCCGCGGAGCGGGACTGGATGTGGTCTGGCCACAATTCCTGTGGCTCACGGCCATCGGAACTGTGCTCTTCACCTTCGCGCTTGGCCGCTTCCGGGCCTTCCTTCGCTAGATATCGACGCCCCGCAGGCCTTCATCAGCCTTACGGGGCGGCCGCTACCGGAAACGTCACAACAGCAAGCAGTCCTCGCCCGTTCCGGCCCTGCAAAAGCTGGAGCGTGCCGCCGAAAAGCCGGGCGATTTCCTCAACGATAGCGAGGCCGAGGCCAAGGCCCTCGCCGCGCTCCCCGCGCACGAAACGCTGTTTCAGGCTTTCCATGCGCGAGGCCGGAATACCCGGCCCGTCGTCCTCGACCTCCAGCCGAACGCAATCGTCCTGCTGGCTGACACGAACCGTCACCTCCGCATTGCAGCCGGCATAGGCGATGGCGTTTCCGATCAGGTTGCCGAGAAGCTCTCCGACCAGAAGAGGCTCGGCCGCCACCCATGCACTCCCCTCGCCCTCGAAACCGAGATCGACGGAAGCTTTCGCCGCGGAAGGCACCTTGTCGGCGGTGATCTGGCGGGCGAGCGCCACGAGGTCGATAGGCTGCGGCATCTGCCGCGCTTCCGGCTCCACGGAATCGATCTTGGCCATCAGCAGCAGTTGCGCCAGCACGCGCTCGGCATGCACCACCGCCTTGTCGCCCTCCTTTGCCGCAGCGCGAGCCTCTTCGAGAGTCGTTGCCCTCTGGGCAAGTTCAAGCTGGGTGCGCACGATGGCAAGCGGCGTTCGAAGCTGGTGGCTGGCGTTGCCGGTGAAGTTACGCATCGCCGCCAGCGCCGAGGCGAGCCGCGTCATGAAGGAATTGACGGTATCGACCAGCCCTTGCACCTCGCTCGGCACGGACTGTTCGATCGGATGCAGATCATCCGGGCTGCGCTCCGAGATCGCATCGCTGAGCCGGTAGAGCGGCCTCAGCGAAAAGGTGACCGCAATCCAGACGATCGCTGCGGCAACGGCAATCATCAGACCGAGGCGCGCCGCCGAGTTGATCAGGATCGAACGGGCAAGATGGCGGCGCGCAATGGTGGTTTCCGCCACCGTCACGGAAAACGGAACCGAGTTGATGCCGGTCGAGGCGGAACGTTGCAGCACGGCGATGCGGATCTGTTCGCCGCGAAAGATCGCATCCGTGTAGAAGGCCGGCTGTCCCCGGAGATCGGCGAAGGTCGGCAGGTTCTGGTAGCCGGTGATGAACTCTCCCGGAGGCCCGTCGACGCGATAGAACACCCGGTCCTGCGCCGCCGACGTCAGCATTTCCAGCGCGACATAGGGAATGTCGACCTGCAGCTCGCCATCCTCGGACACGATCACGCGCTCGGCAATCGCCATGGCGGACCCCGCAAGCACCCGGTCGGACACCGCATCCGCCGTCCGCACGGCGTCGCGATAGGTATCGATCAGCGCAAGGATGCCCATGATAAGCGTGGCGAGAAGCAGCCATCCGAGCAATTGACGCCGAAGCGAATAGACCGACACCGTCATGCGGGTTCCGTCGGCCTGTCGAGATAATAGCCGATGCCGCGCGCCGTCTTGACCGTCAGCCCGTAGGGCGCGAGCCGCCGGCGCAATCGGCTGACATATTGCTCGATGGCATTGGCGCTCAGATCGTCGTCGAAGGCGGCGAGCGACTGCATGATCGCTTCCTTGGAGACCACCTTGCCGGCGCGCAGGAACAAGAGTTCCAGCAGGCCGAGTTCGCGGGCCGGCAGATCTATCGGCGCGCCATCCGCCGAAAAGCTGCGGGAATTGAGATCCAGTGAAACCTTGCCGTAGTGAACCGCCGACGAACGCAAACCCGCCTGCCGCCTCAGAAGAACCCGGACCCGCGCCTCCAGTTCGCTGACATCGAACGGCTTGCTCATATAGTCGTCGGCACCGAGATCGAGGCCGCGAACGCGCTCTTCCGTTGCTCCGCGTGCCGTGAGGATCAGCACGGCCGCCTTGCTCTGGCGGGCGCGCATGCCCTTCAGCACATCCAGCCCGCCCATATCGGGAAGGTTGAGATCGAGGATGACGAGATCGAAGCTTTCCGTGGCGGTCACCGCCTCGGCGGAGGCGCCGTCGCGCACGACATCGACGGCATAGCCGCTGCCGCGCAGGAGCGCGGACAGGCCATCGGCGAGCGCCGTGTTGTCTTCCACCAGCAGAATGCGCAATACGGACCTCCTCCACGCGCGTTGAACACCCAAACTACAGAGCCGGGCGGCACTTGTGAACGCCCCTCGGCTTCTGCAATATGAATTCATGAGGAGTTTCATTGCCCTGCTGCTGACCTTGACGCCGACCACGCTCGCGTGGGCGGAGCCCGTGGTCTTTCCCGCCCCTTCGGGAAATCCGGCGGCGCGCGAACTTGTCGTCTATTCCTCACTCGACGAACCCATCGCCGAACAGATGATCGTCGCCTTCCAGAAAGCGCACCCCGATATTTCGGTGCGCTACGAGGACATGCTGACGGGCGAGATCTACGACCGGATCGTCAAGGAAACCGACGCCGGCGGCAAGACCGCCGATTTCGCCTTTTCGTCCGCGATGGACCTGCAGGTGAAACTCAGCAATGACGGCTATGCCCAGCGCAGCGACCTGCCGATGAGCGACCGCTGGCCGAGTTGGGCCAACTGGCGCAACACCGCCTATGCGCTCACCTTCGAGCCGGCCGTCTTCGTCTATCACAAGCCGAGCTTCGTCAACGAGAACCCACCGGCGACCCGCGCGGAATTCGTGGACTACCTCAAACGCAAGGGCAACGAGGTCTACGGGCGCATCGGCACCTACGACATCGAGCGCTCGAGCGTCGGTTTTCTGTTCATGGCCCGCGACCAGGAACAGTTCGACGACATCTGGTCGGTCATCCGCACCATGGGCGCCGCCGGCGTCAAGCTTTACTCGACCAGTTCCGCGATTCTGGAGCGCATAGCCGACGGGCGTTTCGTCCTCGGTTACAACATCATCGGTTCCTATGCGGCCGACTGGGCCTCGCGCCATCCCGATGTCGGCATCGTCCTGCCCAAGGACTATACCGTCGTGATGTCGCGCATCGGGCTGGTTCCACAGGCCGCGGCCTCGCCCGATCTCGGCCGCGCCTACCTCGAATTCTTCATGTCGAAGGAGGGCCAGACCCTGATGGCGCGCAAGCTCCAGATCGCCGCGGTCAGCCCCGAAGTGAACGGCGAGAACACCGCCAACACCATGCGGGAACTTCTCGGCGCACAGCTTCGCCCGGTTCCCGTCAGCCCCGGCCTCATGGTCTACCTCGATCAGGTGAAACGCGCCCGGCTGATCGACCGGTGGAACGAGGTTTTGCGCCTCCAGTAAATGGGCAATACCAAGGATCGATAATAGAAATCCATAGGATGACTTTATACTGGTTTCTGGCTAGGCACGGTGCGCAGGGCGATGCTTTCGCATCGGACAAGCATCGTAACGACGCCAGAGACCAGTATAAAGTCACCGCAGGCCGGCTTCTCGGGCTTTCCGGCGTTGTCGAGGCCCTTGACCGATGCG
The window above is part of the Rhizobium sp. ACO-34A genome. Proteins encoded here:
- a CDS encoding DeoR family transcriptional regulator, translating into MNEPKRHREILRFLQQDGTLSISDLARRLRVSLETVRRDIKPLAENGAVVRMHGAIALPSSVGEAPFEKRMRENAAAKKAIAQAVALTIRDGDSIMLDTGTTTSFLARELLGHRRLTVVTNSSDIARTLATVNDNKVYMAGGELRSDNAAAFGISAIEFVSRFNVTHAVISAGAVDAASGIMDYDLEEAEFARTVLSRGKRTLVVTDHTKFGRQGLVKVCDFADIGELATDRAPSPDIAEALSAAGVSLFLARNANST
- a CDS encoding choline kinase, encoding MNGSSISEFIIPKATEDRIRALPCWDGIVEISRLKGGISNESYVVRDARGPHVVRFGSDYPFHHVFRDRELMTAQAAYAAGFGPDIHYAEPGVMVSGLIRGKTFSAEDVIAERERVARMLRTFHDTMPRFVRGAAFLFWPFHVIRDYAYTLEKGKSRLTAELPGYLAIADELEKAQWPLPIVFGHNDLLPANIMDDGERLWLIDYEYAGFSTAMFDLAGATSNAGLSADQSEEFLAAYLGTTPDPEIRRSLAAMQCASLLREAMWSMVSELHLSAPGADYVAYTEENLERLAAALDHYHTLYGKTFS
- a CDS encoding iron ABC transporter: MRSFIALLLTLTPTTLAWAEPVVFPAPSGNPAARELVVYSSLDEPIAEQMIVAFQKAHPDISVRYEDMLTGEIYDRIVKETDAGGKTADFAFSSAMDLQVKLSNDGYAQRSDLPMSDRWPSWANWRNTAYALTFEPAVFVYHKPSFVNENPPATRAEFVDYLKRKGNEVYGRIGTYDIERSSVGFLFMARDQEQFDDIWSVIRTMGAAGVKLYSTSSAILERIADGRFVLGYNIIGSYAADWASRHPDVGIVLPKDYTVVMSRIGLVPQAAASPDLGRAYLEFFMSKEGQTLMARKLQIAAVSPEVNGENTANTMRELLGAQLRPVPVSPGLMVYLDQVKRARLIDRWNEVLRLQ
- a CDS encoding DNA-binding response regulator, with translation MRILLVEDNTALADGLSALLRGSGYAVDVVRDGASAEAVTATESFDLVILDLNLPDMGGLDVLKGMRARQSKAAVLILTARGATEERVRGLDLGADDYMSKPFDVSELEARVRVLLRRQAGLRSSAVHYGKVSLDLNSRSFSADGAPIDLPARELGLLELLFLRAGKVVSKEAIMQSLAAFDDDLSANAIEQYVSRLRRRLAPYGLTVKTARGIGYYLDRPTEPA
- a CDS encoding sensor histidine kinase codes for the protein MTVSVYSLRRQLLGWLLLATLIMGILALIDTYRDAVRTADAVSDRVLAGSAMAIAERVIVSEDGELQVDIPYVALEMLTSAAQDRVFYRVDGPPGEFITGYQNLPTFADLRGQPAFYTDAIFRGEQIRIAVLQRSASTGINSVPFSVTVAETTIARRHLARSILINSAARLGLMIAVAAAIVWIAVTFSLRPLYRLSDAISERSPDDLHPIEQSVPSEVQGLVDTVNSFMTRLASALAAMRNFTGNASHQLRTPLAIVRTQLELAQRATTLEEARAAAKEGDKAVVHAERVLAQLLLMAKIDSVEPEARQMPQPIDLVALARQITADKVPSAAKASVDLGFEGEGSAWVAAEPLLVGELLGNLIGNAIAYAGCNAEVTVRVSQQDDCVRLEVEDDGPGIPASRMESLKQRFVRGERGEGLGLGLAIVEEIARLFGGTLQLLQGRNGRGLLAVVTFPVAAAP
- a CDS encoding FAD-dependent oxidoreductase, with product MTTLPSHAQIVVIGGGIIGCSTAYHLARDHKADVVLLEQGTLTSGSTWHAAGLVGQLRSSASITRVLKYSVDLYKGLEAETGLATGWKMTGCLRLATNQDRWTEFRRLATTAGSFGMEMHLVSPEEVKRMWPLMNVGDLVGASWLPTDGQASPSDITQSLAKGARMHGAKIVENVRVTGFDMKDGRIVAVKTTLGDITCEKVVNCAGQWARQVGAMAGINVPLQPVKHQYIITEKIDGLATDAPTIRDPDRLTYFKEEVGGLVMGGYEPNPQPWTTGDVPDEWAFRLFDDDFDHFEQHMVQAIERIPALEKAGVKQMINGPESFTPDGNFILGVAPECSNMFVGAGFNAFGIASGGGAGWVLAQWVVDGEAPLDLWVVDIRRFSGMHRDRQWVLDRTLEAYGKHYTVAFPHEEYESGRPRLTSPLYERLKAHGAVFGSKLGWERPNWFAPEGTEGRDVYSMGRQNWFDAVGVEHAHVREAVGIFDQSSFAKYEVTGPDALKVLDHICANDVTKPVGRLTYTQLLNTRGGIEADLTVARLGEDRFYIVTGTGFRTHDFGWIADHVPAGAKVEMADVTEDWGTLSLMGPKARDVLAAVTAADVSNVAFPFGHAREITIAGSVMRALRITYVGELGWELHVPIAAIGEVFDALMAAGQRFGVKPVGYRALESLRLEKGYRAWGSDITPNDTPLEAGLGFAVKLRRNADFLGRSALQAVAGEPLKKRLTGFTAGPDVVLLGRETILRNGEPVGYLTSGGYGYTLGKAIGYGYVRNAGGVSDDYLTSGSYELVVAMEKVPAEIHLGPMFDPGMERIKA